CATTCGACCCGGTCGACACCGACCTGGGTGAAGATCCACCGGCAGGCGGTGAGTGTGGCCTCGATGACGTAGCCCTGGCCGCGGTGCTCCTTGGCCGCCCAGAAGCCGACCTCCGCCACGCCGAGCGAGCGCATGGTCAGACCGAGCATGCCGGCGAGTTCCCCGCCGGTGAGGAAGACACCGAAGGTGAACATCGAACCCTGCGCCCAGCCGTCGGGGACCAACTGCTCGGTGAAGCCGGTCGCGTGCTCGGGCAGATACGGTGACGGCACCGTGGTCCAGCGCTGGATGTCGGGGTCCTGGACGGCGTCGTACACCGCCTGGGTGTCGTGCGGGCCGACCGCGCGCAGGACCAGGCGGTCGGTGGTGAGTGTGACGGGTTCCATCGACCGATTGTGCTCGGCGGCCCGCGTGGCGGCCATCGGTTTTCGCTACGCGTGAGCATGCGATCACATTTCGCGCAATTCCTTGCGCCGATGCGGCACTATCCATGTGACCCGTCCGTTGTCCTGGATGAAGCAGCCGTCGGGCCGCCAGGCCTCCCGGCCCAGCCGGGTCCTCGCATACGATGGCCGTTGCTCAGTAAGTCAAATGGAAACCGACCGTCCCAGGCCCGACCGGCAAGGAGACAAACCCCCGTGTCCGTCCTCTCGAAGATCATGCGTGCAGGCGAAGGCAAGATCCTGCGCAAGCTGCACCGCATCGCGGACCAGGTCAACTCCATCGAAGAGGACTTCGTCGACCTCTCCGACGCCGAGCTGCGGGCCCTCACCGAGGAGTACAAGCAGCGGTACGCCGACGGTGAGAGCCTGGACGACCTGCTCCCCGAGGCGTTCGCCACCGTCCGTGAGGCCGCCAAGCGCGTGCTCGGCCAGCGGCACTACGACGTGCAGCTGATGGGCGGCGCCGCCCTCCACCTCGGCTACGTCGCCGAGATGAAGACCGGTGAGGGCAAGACCCTCGTCGGCACCCTGCCCGCGTACCTGAACGCGCTGTCCGGCGACGGCGTGCACATCGTCACGGTCAACGACTACCTGGCCGAGCGCGACTCCGAGATGATGGGCCGCGTCCACAAGTTCCTGGGCCTGAATGTCGGCTGCATCCTCGCCAACATGACGCCGGCCCAGCGCCGTGAGCAGTACGCGTGCGACATCACCTACGGCACGAACAACGAGTTCGGCTTCGACTACCTGCGCGACAACATGGCATGGTCGCAGGACGAGCTCGTCCAGCGCGGCCACAACTTCGCGATCGTCGACGAGGTCGACTCCATCCTGGTCGACGAGGCCCGTACGCCGCTGATCATCTCCGGCCCGGCCGACCAGGCCACCAAGTGGTACGGCGACTTCGCCAAGCTGGTCCTGCGCCTGAAGAGGGGCGAGGCGGGCAACCCCCTCAAGGGCCTCGAGGAGACCGGCGACTACGACGTCGACGAGAAGAAGCGCACGGTCGCCATCCACGAGTCCGGCGTCTCCAAGGTCGAGGACTGGCTGGGCATCGACAACCTCTACGAGTCGGTGAACACCCCGCTCGTGGGTTACCTGAACAACGCCATCAAGGCCAAGGAACTCTTCAAGCGCGACAAGGACTACGTCGTCATCGACGGCGAGGTCATGATCGTCGACGAGCACACCGGCCGTATCCTCGCCGGCCGCCGCTACAACGAGGGCATGCACCAGGCGATCGAGGCGAAGGAAGGGGTGGACATCAAGGACGAGAACCAGACGCTCGCCACGATCACCCTGCAGAACTTCTTCCGCCTCTACGGCAAGCTCTCCGGCATGACCGGTACGGCGATGACCGAGGCCGCCGAGTTCCACCAGATCTACAAGCTCGGCGTGGTCCCGATCCCGACCAACAGGCCGATGGTCCGCAAGGACCAGTCGGACCTGATCTACCGCACCGAGGTCGCCAAGTTCGAGGCGGTCGTCGACGACATCGCCGAGAAGCACGAGAAGGGCCAGCCGATCCTCGTCGGCACGACGTCCGTCGAGAAGTCGGAGTACCTCTCGCAGCAGCTCAGCAAGCGCGGCATCCAGCACGAGGTGCTGAACGCCAAGCACCACGAGCGCGAGGCGACGATCGTCGCGCAGGCCGGCCGCAAGGGTGCCGTGACGGTGGCCACCAACATGGCCGGTCGTGGTACGGACATCAAGCTCGGCGGCAACCCCGAGGACCTCGCCGAGGCCGAGCTGCGCCAGCGCGGCCTCGACCCCGAGGAGCACATCGAGGAGTGGGCCGCGGCGCTGCCCGCCGCCCTGGAGAAGGCCGAGCAGGCCGTCAAGGCCGAGAAGGAAGAGGTCGAGGCCCTCGGCGGCCTCTACGTGCTGGGCACCGAGCGGCACGAGTCGCGGCGCATCGACAACCAGCTGCGCGGTCGTTCCGGCCGTCAGGGCGACCCCGGCGAGTCCCGCTTCTACCTCTCCCTCGGTGACGACCTGATGCGCCTGTTCAAGGCCCAGATGGTCGAGCGCGTGATGTCCATGGCCAACGTGCCGGACGACGTGCCGATCGAGAACAAGATGGTCACGCGCGCGATCGCGTCCGCGCAGTCGCAGGTCGAGCAGCAGAACTTCGAGACCCGTAAGAACGTTCTGAAGTACGACGAGGTCCTCAACCGGCAGCGCGAGGTCATCTACGGCGAGCGCCGCCGCGTGCTGGAGGGCGAGGATCTGCACGAGCAGGTCCAGCACTTCATGGACGACACGATCGACGCGTACGTCGGCGCGGAGACCGCCGAGGGCTTCCCCGAGGACTGGGACCTGGACCGGCTGTGGGGCGCCTTCAAGCAGCTCTACCCGGTGAAGGTCACCATCGAGGAGCTGGAGGAGGCCGCCGGCGACCGGGCCGGTCTGACCGCCGAGTTCATCTCCGAGTCCATCAAGGAGGACATCCACGAGCAGTACCAGGCCCGGGAGGCGCAGCTCGGCTCCGAGATCATGCGTGAGCTGGAGCGCCGGGTCGTGCTGTCGGTCCTCGACCGCAAGTGGCGCGAGCACCTCTACGAGATGGACTACCTCCAGGAGGGCATCGGCCTGCGCGCGATGGCGCAGAAGGACCCGCTGGTGGAGTACCAGCGTGAGGGCTTCGACATGTTCACCGCGATGATGGAGGGCATCAAGGAGGAGTCCGTCGGCTACCTGTTCAACCTGGAGGTCCAGGTCGAGCAGCAGGTCGAGGAGGTCCCGGTCGAGGCGGCGGAGCCGGTCGGCGAGGGCGTCCAGGAGACGGTTCCGGCGCAGGCCGGGGCACGGCCGGAGATCCGCGCGAAGGGCCTGGACGTTCCGCAGCGGCGGGACCTGCACTTCTCGGCGCCGACCGTGGACGGTGAGGGCGGCATCGTGGAGCGTGACCTCGAGGACGACGAGCCGGTGCGGTCCGAGGCGGACGGTCTGACGCGGGCCGAGCGCCGGCGGCAGGCCAAGGGCGGCCGACGGCGCAAGAAGTAGCGCGGGTCGCCTGCGGCGCGTGGGCTGTTGAGACGGGCCGGGCTCCTTTTGGGGCCCGGCCCTTCTGTGCTGCCGGCTTCCGGTTCGGCTCGGTGGGGGCGGGCCGGCTAGGGGCGGGGGCCGGTTTCCACCGCTGTGCAGCGCCAGCGGAGGTCCTGGCCCCGTTCCAGGCGGAAGGCCAGGGCGCGGAGTTGGTCACCGGCCGAGATGCGGGCGAAGACCTCGAGGGCGCCCTCGCTGGGGACGTAGTAGCCGATGTCGTGGACGACGGGGTGGGTTCCGCGTGTGCGCAGCGGGCTGTGCGCGGCGAGGCGGGCCAGGTCGTCGTAGGCGCGGCCCGCGGTGTGGCGGAGCATCCAGTGCACGGGCCGCTGACCGCTCAGGACGGCCAGCAGACGGTCGGCGAAGAGGTCGGTGGGGCGTACCGGCGGCTTGGCGGTCTGCGGCGCTGTGGAGGCCGTGCGCGCGTTCCGAGGCGCCGCCTGAGGCATGTCACGCCTGCCCCTGATCGACGGGTTCCGGGGCGGGGCGCCGCCGGGGCGGCGGCTGTCGTGGCGGGTCGGCGGGCGGTGGCGCGGGCGGGGCTGGGGAGCGCGGCTCATCTCCTGGGGCGTGCGGCTCATGACCTTGTTCATGGGGTCCCCGTTCGGCGGGCCCGGTCGATACCGGGCGGTAACTCGCTGGTGGGGATCTTGTACGGGGGACGGGAAGGGGGTCGCAAGGGAGGCGGGGAGCGCTCCGGCGCTGCGGGGAAGTTCACCCATCCGAAGGACGATCAGGTGGGTGGGGCCCGCTGCTGAGCGGGTGTACCGGGTGAATGCGTGGCCCGGAGTCGACGGCTTGCGGGGCGTGGGCACAGACCCGAAAGGGGACGCGCGCACGTATCCTGAAGGCTCTCCGGGAGACGCGGCAGCCGGCCTTCCCGGGGCCACAGCGGAGCCTTTGAGCAGGAAAGAGCGGCCAGCATGCGCGTCTACGTCCCCCTGACCCTCCCCGGTCTCGCCGAGGCGCACAAGACGGGTGAGCTGGGGAGCGGTCCCTTCGTCGCGTACGCCGTCACGCCCGCGCTGCGTGAGTGGTACCTCTCCGAGGACATCGAGGAACTGGAGTACGCGGCGCTGAGCCGGGCCACGCTGGCCTCGCTGCGGCTGCTGGCGGCGGACCCGAGTGCGGTACGGCGCCGGGTCGTGGTCGCCGTGGACGTGGCCGACGGCGCCGCGAGCGCCGACCCGGACCGGGGGCTCGACCCGTCCGCCCTCGGCGAGGTGACCGTGACGGCGACCGTGCCGCTGGCCAAGGCGGCGGCGGTGCATGCCGACGCCGACGAGGCGGAGCGGGACGTGGCCGCGGCGGCGGACGCGCTGGAGGCGGCCGACGCGGGGGACGACGACGCGCAGTTCGTCGTGGACGGTGCGGACGATCACGAACTGCTGTGGTACGCCACGCAGGAGATCCCGAACCTGGTCGGGCTCGCCTGAACTGAGCGGACCAGACCTGACCTGACCCCACTGGACCGGACCCTCACCCGACTCGACCGGACCCTCACCCGACTCGACCTGGCTTGACCCGACTCGACCTGGCCTGACCTGGTCGAATCGGGTGCCGGCGGTCGTTGTCAGTGGTGGCGGGTACGGTTTTCGGCATGGGGATGCACGAAAGCGCGCACATCGTCTGGGACTGGAACGGCACGCTGTTCCACGACAATGACGCGATCATCGGGGCGACGAACGCGGCCTTCGCCGAGCTGGGGCTCGCGCCGCTCACGCTGGAGCAGTACCGGTCGCTGTACTGCGTGCCGGTGCCGAAGTTCTACGAGCGGCTGATCGGCCGGCTGCCGACCGATGCCGAGTGGGAGCTGATGGACGGGATCTTCCACCGGTACTACGCCGAGCACCGGGGGCGGTGCGGTCTGACCGAGGGGGCGGCGGAGCTGCTCGCGGGGTGGCGGTCGGCGGGGCACAGCCAGTCGCTGCTGAGCATGTATGTGCACGACGAACTGGTGCCGCTCGTGCGGGGCTTCGGGATAGAGGCGCACTTTCTGCGGGTCGACGGGCGTACGGGGCCGTCCGGGGGCAGCAAGGCGGAGCACATGGTGCGGCACCTTGAGGCCCTGAGCGGGGCTGTGGAGCCTGCACGGACCGTGGTGATCGGGGACGCGGCGGACGACGCGGTCGCGGCGCGGGAGGCGGGGGCGCTGGCCGTGCTGTACACCGGGGGTCGCACAGTCGGGCCAGTCTGGAGGAAGTGGGGGTGCCGGTGGTGGATTCCTTGGCCGAGGCGGTGGAGGAAGCACAGCGAATAGCGGCGTAGCGGCCGGTGCGGTGTGCTGCCGCCGGCCGCCGGGGGGCTCACGGTTCGCCCACCCGCGCCGGCGTCCCTCAGCTCGCCGGGGCTGTGGCTCGCAGTACCTTCAGGAACTCGCGCATCCAGGCCGGGTGGTCGGGCCAGGCCCGGGAGGAGACGAGGGTGCCGTCGACCACGGCTTCGGTGTCCTGGAAGCCCGCTCCGGCCGCCTGCATGTCCGGTTCGAGCGCGGGGTACGCCGTGACCCGGCGTCCGCGCAGGCTGTCGATCGCCGCGGTGAGCAGGGGGCCGTGGCAGATCTGGGCGACCGGCTTGTCGGAGTCGA
Above is a genomic segment from Streptomyces fodineus containing:
- a CDS encoding GNAT family N-acetyltransferase; protein product: MEPVTLTTDRLVLRAVGPHDTQAVYDAVQDPDIQRWTTVPSPYLPEHATGFTEQLVPDGWAQGSMFTFGVFLTGGELAGMLGLTMRSLGVAEVGFWAAKEHRGQGYVIEATLTACRWIFTQVGVDRVEWRAEVGNHASRAVAERAGFTVEGTLRSAINNKGVRRDCWVGSLLPSDLGLPSTAPYLPARS
- a CDS encoding DUF6912 family protein codes for the protein MRVYVPLTLPGLAEAHKTGELGSGPFVAYAVTPALREWYLSEDIEELEYAALSRATLASLRLLAADPSAVRRRVVVAVDVADGAASADPDRGLDPSALGEVTVTATVPLAKAAAVHADADEAERDVAAAADALEAADAGDDDAQFVVDGADDHELLWYATQEIPNLVGLA
- the secA gene encoding preprotein translocase subunit SecA, giving the protein MSVLSKIMRAGEGKILRKLHRIADQVNSIEEDFVDLSDAELRALTEEYKQRYADGESLDDLLPEAFATVREAAKRVLGQRHYDVQLMGGAALHLGYVAEMKTGEGKTLVGTLPAYLNALSGDGVHIVTVNDYLAERDSEMMGRVHKFLGLNVGCILANMTPAQRREQYACDITYGTNNEFGFDYLRDNMAWSQDELVQRGHNFAIVDEVDSILVDEARTPLIISGPADQATKWYGDFAKLVLRLKRGEAGNPLKGLEETGDYDVDEKKRTVAIHESGVSKVEDWLGIDNLYESVNTPLVGYLNNAIKAKELFKRDKDYVVIDGEVMIVDEHTGRILAGRRYNEGMHQAIEAKEGVDIKDENQTLATITLQNFFRLYGKLSGMTGTAMTEAAEFHQIYKLGVVPIPTNRPMVRKDQSDLIYRTEVAKFEAVVDDIAEKHEKGQPILVGTTSVEKSEYLSQQLSKRGIQHEVLNAKHHEREATIVAQAGRKGAVTVATNMAGRGTDIKLGGNPEDLAEAELRQRGLDPEEHIEEWAAALPAALEKAEQAVKAEKEEVEALGGLYVLGTERHESRRIDNQLRGRSGRQGDPGESRFYLSLGDDLMRLFKAQMVERVMSMANVPDDVPIENKMVTRAIASAQSQVEQQNFETRKNVLKYDEVLNRQREVIYGERRRVLEGEDLHEQVQHFMDDTIDAYVGAETAEGFPEDWDLDRLWGAFKQLYPVKVTIEELEEAAGDRAGLTAEFISESIKEDIHEQYQAREAQLGSEIMRELERRVVLSVLDRKWREHLYEMDYLQEGIGLRAMAQKDPLVEYQREGFDMFTAMMEGIKEESVGYLFNLEVQVEQQVEEVPVEAAEPVGEGVQETVPAQAGARPEIRAKGLDVPQRRDLHFSAPTVDGEGGIVERDLEDDEPVRSEADGLTRAERRRQAKGGRRRKK
- a CDS encoding Rv3235 family protein, whose product is MNKVMSRTPQEMSRAPQPRPRHRPPTRHDSRRPGGAPPRNPSIRGRRDMPQAAPRNARTASTAPQTAKPPVRPTDLFADRLLAVLSGQRPVHWMLRHTAGRAYDDLARLAAHSPLRTRGTHPVVHDIGYYVPSEGALEVFARISAGDQLRALAFRLERGQDLRWRCTAVETGPRP